The DNA segment GTACCTACGAGAACGCGAACTACCTCGTCGATCTCCACGGCATGCAGTGGTCCGACGAGTTCGTCCTCGGGCTGGTCCCGGACGCCCAGTACGACCACGAGGCGCTCCACGACGTCGACGCGATGAACCGCTCGATCGAGGAGGCGATCGCGGGGGAACTGGGCACCGTAGAGGAGAACGTCGACGCGCTCTCGCGAGGGGCCGAGCGATACGACGCGGTCCGCGATGAGACGGCCCACGAGATACCCGCCGTCGAGGGGATGCTCCCCGACCGGTGGTACGACTGGGGGACGATCCACGACGCGCTGGGCTACGGCACGACCGGCGGCCTCATCGCCTGGGCCGCCCACCCCGAGGAGTTCGGCGGGCTGGGAGCCCGCTCGATCGGCCTGGAGATCGCGTTCGGGAACACGATCGCGTCGACGGACGAGGAGTACGCCTCGGAGCTCGTCGGGCTACAGGTTCGGGCGTACACCGCTTCGATCCGGACGGTCGCGGATCACGCCGCCAGCGAGGCCACCGCGTGGATCGAGACCGGCGATCGATCGACGGCGGTCGTCCACGCCGAGGCTCGGACGAGGTCGTCCGCCGATCTGGCGTTCGCCGAGACGACCGACGAGGAGGCGTGTCGAACCGTCACCGTCGACGCGGGCGGCTTCGCCGAGGAGGTCGCCGTCGACGAGGGGGCCTGGGAGCTGTCGATCACGGCGAATCCGCGGGAGGACGTGGCGCTCGAGGCGACGTTGCTCGACCCGAACGGCGACTTCGTCCGCACGCACCGACCGACCGACGAACGAGACGGTCCGGACTGGACGATCGGCCGCCCCGAGCCGGGAACGTGGACGATACGGCTCGAGGACTTCGGACCGAACGCCGACACGGGCGGCGGAGCCGTCGAGCTCTGTACCGACGCGCTCGTCGCTGAGAGCGAGGGCGTCCCGAACCCGCGGGACGTGGTGGGATACGCCCAGCGCGACTACGAGGCGACGCCGTTCGAGTACTTCGAGTCCTACGCCGAGCACGCACGGGTCGAACGGGGAGGAGCGTCCTCTCCGTTCGATACGCTCTCGGTCGAGGAGGTCCGCGACGGCGCGCTCCGTCGCGAGGGGGACGCAGCCTACGACGACGTCGTCGTTATCCACGACGAGGGGGACGACGCGTACGTCGAGGAACTGTCGGCGTTCGTCGAGGCGGGTGGGTCGCTCCTGCTCACCGATGGCGGCGTCTCGCTGCTGGAGGGGCTCGACGACGGCCTCGCGGACAGCGTGGCGAGCGACCGTCGCGCGTTCGCTGCGCTCGACGAGAAGCGCGATCACCCACTGCTCGAGGGAACTCGCTCGATTCAGGACGAACTCTGGACGGTCGCACCGCTGGGGTACGCGACCGACGAGGAGGCGCCCGTCACGCTCGTCGAGCGGGAGGCGTTCGAGGCGGCGGGCGGAACGGTCGGCGCGGCGATGGAGCGCGAGGGCGAGGGCGAGGGTGAATCGGCCTCCGGCGTCGCCGTCGGCTCGCTGTCCCACGGCGACGGCGAGATCAACGTCATCGGTTCGCTGCTCCCGACGGCGAGGCAGTCGCATCTCCACCCGTTCGGCGTGCTCGATCACTCGACGACGATGCTCGGCCACGCGCTGGTGACGAACGCGCTCGGCCACCGACGGCGTCGCTCGGTCGACGAGAGCTGACGGAGTCCAGTCTCCCCGACCGGCCTCAGTCGGCGGGTTCGGCGTCGACGCCCGCAGCGCGGAGGTCCTCGCCGTCCACGGACGAGCGGAGGCTGTCCATCCCGTCATCGCGATCGATTCGGAAGTTCTCGGCGTAGAGGTCGGCGACGCGCCGTAGCTCCTCCTCGGAGAGCGGCGGCGTCTCGCTGGCCGCAGCCCACTCGTCGATGTCGGCCTCGGTGCGGAACGTCGGGGTGACGGTGGCGACGGGATCGTGGGCGAGCAGCCACTGGATGGCAGCCTGGCCCATCGTTCTCTCTCCGTCCTTCCCGGCCCGCGTTCGGGAGCCAGTCGAGGTCCCCTCGGCGCTGCGTTCGAGGAAACGCAGCGTCTCGATCTTCTCCCAGCCCGTCTCGTACCACTCGTCGGGTCGGAAGCCGCGGTGGTCGCCCTCACCCAGTTCGGTCTCGGGGGTGACCTGCTCGTTGAGCAGTCCCGAGGAGTGCGGTACTCGTGGAACGAGGCTCGTCCCGCTTCCGGTCCGTTCGATCGTCTCGAGGAAGTGATTTCCTACTTCTTGTTCGAGGAGGTTCCAGACCAGCTGGACCGCGTCGAACTCCTCCTCGATCGCCCGATCGCCCTCCGCGAGCCAGCCGATCGAGGGGCCGAGCGCCCAGCCCGTCGCGCGGACCAGCCCCTCCTCGCGGAGCTCGTCGAGCGTCTCGAGGACGTCCCGATCGACCTCCTCGACGTCCGCGTTGTGGAGCTGGAGGACGTCAACGTAGTCCGTGTCGAGGCGTTCGAGGCTCTTCTCGGTCGCCTCGCGGACGTAGTCGGCGGTGATCTCCTTGGGGAGTTCGCCGTGGCCTGCCTGCGGGTTGTTGTAGAAGTCGTAGCCGACCTTGGTGGCGATCGTCACCTCATCGCGCCGATCCGCGAACGCCTCGCCGACGAGCTCCTCCGAGCGCCCGTGGCCGTAGACGTCGCCGGTGTCGAAGTAGGTGATCCCCCGATCGAGCGCGTGTTCGAGCATGCCGATCGCCTGCTGCTCGCTGCGGTCACCCCACCAGTCGGTACCGACGACCCACGCGCCGAAGCCGACCTCGCTTACCTCCACGTCCGAGGCGCCGAGCGTCCGATAGTGCATGTCCGACGGTAGGGAGCGAGGGCACTTATCGGGTGCGGACCGCCGCGTTCGACGGGAGCCGGCCGAGCGGTCCGAACCGAACGGCGGCCCGCAACGAGGGTGGCCCGTAACCGAACCCATTTGAAGGCGCGAGCCGAACGGATCGGCATGACGAAGCGCCACGTCTCGCTCCCGGAGGACGCCAACGCGGGAGTAGAGACGTTCATCGAGGAGGTCGACGAGCGACTCGCGAGCGACGAGGACACCTGCAACGTCGTTCGCGACGTGCTCGTCGACCTCTACGGCGACCGGGACGCCTACGAACGCTGGCAGGACGGCGGAGAGGTCTCGCCGGCGGAACGGGTCAGGCTCCAGGGGTACGACCCGTGTAACGCGACGCTCGAGAGCGAGTACTACGCCGAGAAGAACGAGGAGAAGTTCAGACGGTCGAAACACCTCCAGTGGCTCTGGCGACAGTTCGACGCCACGCCGATGGCCGACAACGTCGAGTTCGCGCTCCGGTTCCGTCGGATGCTCGCTGACCACCTGTTCGAGGAGTGTGGCGAGGACTGTCGGTTCTTCAAGGGAATCACGTTCACCTACGGCCACAACCTCACGGTCGGGGACAACGTCGTCGTCCACGACGACGTCCACCTCGACGACCGCGGCCGTCTGGAGATCGGCGACCGCGTCTCGGTCTCCGACGGCGTCCACCTCTACAGCCACGACCACGACATCGTCGACCAGACCGAGGTCCGGAACTTCGAGACGGTCGTCGAGGACGACGCCCGCGTCACCTACGACGCGATGGTGCGTGCGGGCTGTCGGATCGGCGAGAACTCGATCGTCGGCGCGCGCGCAGTCGTTCAGGGCGACGTTCCTGCCCACCACGTCGTCGTGGGGATGCCCGCC comes from the Halalkalicoccus sp. CG83 genome and includes:
- a CDS encoding M14 family zinc carboxypeptidase, with the protein product MAHDDSGSAEANRFSDAPISRRGFVRLSAATAGAIALPGEAVARLDAPRSTDRHRFVAEHTEEGYAVPTLVRAGSDALETLEGIDGIDRTTTEPEPAAYGRLTAGTIEEINAVEGVERLEYSPGANPWWRLDAYPQGVFPEPEASVDHVGFEEHVRGMEHLADEHADRLRFFSIGDSPGHENRHEGEDQPKPIHVAELTNDVDDRTAFREKETVTFVASIHGDERTGVEAGSRLIERTLADEEPELDALLDEVALVFVYANPDGWVAREPIYGSDRPAFQRTTATGVDPARQCPTAGWIDPNHDPAEPDGANLTDDQPDEIDDDVPDRIAERVPDTLSIVEHLRTYENANYLVDLHGMQWSDEFVLGLVPDAQYDHEALHDVDAMNRSIEEAIAGELGTVEENVDALSRGAERYDAVRDETAHEIPAVEGMLPDRWYDWGTIHDALGYGTTGGLIAWAAHPEEFGGLGARSIGLEIAFGNTIASTDEEYASELVGLQVRAYTASIRTVADHAASEATAWIETGDRSTAVVHAEARTRSSADLAFAETTDEEACRTVTVDAGGFAEEVAVDEGAWELSITANPREDVALEATLLDPNGDFVRTHRPTDERDGPDWTIGRPEPGTWTIRLEDFGPNADTGGGAVELCTDALVAESEGVPNPRDVVGYAQRDYEATPFEYFESYAEHARVERGGASSPFDTLSVEEVRDGALRREGDAAYDDVVVIHDEGDDAYVEELSAFVEAGGSLLLTDGGVSLLEGLDDGLADSVASDRRAFAALDEKRDHPLLEGTRSIQDELWTVAPLGYATDEEAPVTLVEREAFEAAGGTVGAAMEREGEGEGESASGVAVGSLSHGDGEINVIGSLLPTARQSHLHPFGVLDHSTTMLGHALVTNALGHRRRRSVDES
- a CDS encoding acyltransferase, encoding MTKRHVSLPEDANAGVETFIEEVDERLASDEDTCNVVRDVLVDLYGDRDAYERWQDGGEVSPAERVRLQGYDPCNATLESEYYAEKNEEKFRRSKHLQWLWRQFDATPMADNVEFALRFRRMLADHLFEECGEDCRFFKGITFTYGHNLTVGDNVVVHDDVHLDDRGRLEIGDRVSVSDGVHLYSHDHDIVDQTEVRNFETVVEDDARVTYDAMVRAGCRIGENSIVGARAVVQGDVPAHHVVVGMPARSVRVKPGWEEVAEPLEDANPSRQGEREIEYDLPENLDRFDEFQRDLTPPGR
- a CDS encoding aldo/keto reductase, translated to MHYRTLGASDVEVSEVGFGAWVVGTDWWGDRSEQQAIGMLEHALDRGITYFDTGDVYGHGRSEELVGEAFADRRDEVTIATKVGYDFYNNPQAGHGELPKEITADYVREATEKSLERLDTDYVDVLQLHNADVEEVDRDVLETLDELREEGLVRATGWALGPSIGWLAEGDRAIEEEFDAVQLVWNLLEQEVGNHFLETIERTGSGTSLVPRVPHSSGLLNEQVTPETELGEGDHRGFRPDEWYETGWEKIETLRFLERSAEGTSTGSRTRAGKDGERTMGQAAIQWLLAHDPVATVTPTFRTEADIDEWAAASETPPLSEEELRRVADLYAENFRIDRDDGMDSLRSSVDGEDLRAAGVDAEPAD